One part of the Vibrio palustris genome encodes these proteins:
- the fliL gene encoding flagellar basal body-associated protein FliL → MADEEAPKKGKSKLLIIIIAVVVLLLGGGGAAFFLMGGDDAEAKADKNVTQEAAKPDLPVAYVNVAEPFVFNVTGDSRSRMVQIKVQLMVRGPKNEELARYHSPLIESTLLSTFSSATLEQLRTPNGRVELRNRATDDIKTALGKAIGSPVIERVLFTDFVMQ, encoded by the coding sequence ATGGCAGACGAAGAAGCGCCGAAAAAAGGCAAAAGCAAGCTACTTATTATCATTATTGCCGTGGTGGTGTTGCTCTTGGGAGGCGGAGGCGCTGCATTTTTCCTAATGGGTGGAGATGACGCGGAAGCCAAAGCGGATAAAAATGTCACGCAGGAGGCGGCTAAACCTGATTTACCCGTCGCTTACGTTAACGTCGCCGAACCCTTTGTCTTTAATGTTACCGGAGACTCTCGCAGCCGTATGGTTCAGATCAAGGTGCAATTGATGGTCAGAGGCCCGAAAAACGAAGAATTAGCACGTTATCATTCGCCACTCATTGAGAGTACGTTGTTGTCGACGTTTTCTTCAGCAACTTTGGAGCAGTTACGGACGCCAAATGGACGAGTCGAACTTCGTAATCGCGCCACGGACGATATTAAAACCGCACTGGGTAAAGCGATAGGCTCGCCAGTCATTGAGCGGGTTTTATTTACTGATTTTGTAATGCAATAG
- the fliI gene encoding flagellar protein export ATPase FliI, translating into MLSLAERLTQYKTEGLTRRPIASGKLVRLIGLTLEATGCKAPIGSLCLIETMSGNMEAEVVGFSGDNLFLMPSEQITGILPGAKVTPLTEEAGMPVGMELLGRVVDGVGNPLDGLGPIYTEQTASLSVAPINPLARKPIDAPLDVGIKAINGLLTVGKGQRIGLFAGSGVGKSVTLGMMTRGTTAQVVVVGLIGERGREVKEFIEEILGHEGRQRSVVVAAPADSSPLMRLKGCQTALTIAEYFRDQGLDVLLLMDSLTRFAQAQREIALSVGEPPATKGYPPSVFAKLPALVERAGNGGPEQGSITAFFTVLTEGDDLQDPIADASRAILDGHIVLSREMADAGHYPAIDVEKSVSRVMPQVTTDQHILMSKAVRQILSICRKNQDLVSIGAYKPGTDQAIDSAFTLKPKLDQYLQQEMKETVPYDMCVNMLKHVLGVEE; encoded by the coding sequence ATGTTGTCATTAGCTGAACGCTTAACCCAATATAAAACCGAAGGCCTGACACGCCGCCCTATTGCTTCGGGGAAGTTGGTTCGTTTGATAGGATTGACTCTAGAAGCAACAGGCTGTAAAGCTCCGATTGGTAGCTTATGCCTGATTGAAACCATGTCCGGGAATATGGAAGCAGAAGTGGTCGGCTTTTCTGGAGATAACTTATTCTTAATGCCCAGTGAGCAAATTACTGGGATTTTGCCGGGTGCAAAAGTCACGCCTTTAACAGAAGAGGCTGGCATGCCAGTTGGTATGGAATTATTAGGGCGCGTTGTAGATGGGGTGGGTAACCCTTTGGATGGTTTAGGGCCGATTTATACCGAGCAAACCGCCTCATTGAGTGTTGCGCCGATTAACCCATTAGCACGTAAGCCGATTGATGCTCCGTTGGATGTAGGCATTAAAGCTATTAATGGTCTGCTTACCGTTGGTAAAGGACAGCGTATTGGCTTATTTGCCGGCTCTGGTGTGGGTAAATCAGTGACTTTGGGGATGATGACTCGCGGAACTACTGCGCAAGTTGTCGTAGTCGGTTTGATTGGTGAGCGTGGTCGAGAAGTAAAAGAATTTATTGAAGAGATACTCGGTCATGAAGGTCGCCAGCGTTCGGTGGTTGTTGCGGCGCCAGCAGATTCATCCCCGTTAATGCGTTTAAAGGGCTGTCAAACCGCGTTGACCATTGCAGAATACTTTCGAGATCAAGGTTTAGATGTATTGTTGCTGATGGATTCGTTAACCCGTTTTGCACAAGCCCAGCGTGAAATTGCCCTGTCTGTTGGTGAGCCACCGGCGACCAAAGGCTACCCACCTTCAGTGTTTGCTAAGTTGCCCGCTTTGGTAGAACGTGCCGGTAATGGTGGCCCTGAGCAAGGGTCGATTACGGCATTTTTTACGGTTTTGACAGAAGGGGATGACCTACAAGACCCAATAGCAGATGCATCGCGAGCAATTTTAGATGGGCATATTGTGCTCTCTCGAGAAATGGCGGATGCAGGCCATTATCCTGCTATCGATGTAGAAAAATCCGTCAGTCGAGTGATGCCACAAGTAACGACTGATCAGCATATATTAATGTCGAAAGCAGTACGGCAAATTCTGTCGATATGCCGTAAAAACCAAGATTTGGTTTCCATTGGTGCTTATAAACCAGGTACGGATCAAGCGATCGATAGTGCGTTTACGTTAAAACCGAAATTGGATCAGTATTTGCAGCAAGAGATGAAAGAAACGGTGCCCTATGACATGTGCGTTAATATGTTAAAGCATGTCTTAGGTGTTGAGGAATAA
- a CDS encoding sensor histidine kinase, with protein MSNEQEQHSHLDSLDEQVARYRQVLDVMPAGVILLDTQGIVREANPEAHRLLEMPLVNEKWFTIIQEAFAPREDDGHEISLRNGRKVRLAISASTTGQLILITDLTETRLLQSRVSDLQRLSSLGRMVASLAHQVRTPLSSAMLYASNLGSPNLPTATRERFQSKLVDRLHDLEKQVNDMLLFAKGGDNKVVDAFSLQNLVDEFQPMVEAAVRTSHIDYAEDVEDADTGIVGNVNALASALSNLVMNAIQIAGKGAQIDVFFRAVNGELKISVQDNGPGIPEALQEKVMEPFFTTRSQGTGLGLAVVQMVCRAHDGRLELLSREGDGACFTMCIPLDRQVSQTTLETGES; from the coding sequence ATGAGCAATGAGCAAGAACAACATTCCCACCTAGATTCTTTGGATGAGCAAGTCGCCCGCTATCGGCAAGTTTTAGATGTTATGCCTGCGGGCGTGATTCTTTTAGATACTCAAGGTATTGTGCGTGAAGCTAATCCAGAAGCCCATCGTTTACTAGAAATGCCTTTAGTGAATGAAAAGTGGTTTACTATTATTCAAGAGGCGTTTGCGCCTCGTGAAGATGATGGCCATGAAATCTCGTTACGTAATGGACGCAAAGTCCGCTTGGCGATTTCGGCGTCGACGACCGGTCAGCTTATCCTTATCACCGATTTGACCGAAACCCGTTTGCTGCAATCACGGGTGAGTGATTTACAACGCTTATCTTCTTTAGGACGTATGGTGGCGTCTTTGGCTCATCAAGTACGCACGCCATTATCGAGTGCGATGTTGTATGCCTCTAATCTAGGGTCTCCAAATTTACCAACAGCAACGCGTGAGCGTTTTCAGTCTAAACTTGTCGATCGCCTACATGACTTAGAAAAGCAAGTTAATGATATGCTATTGTTTGCAAAGGGGGGCGATAATAAAGTTGTTGATGCTTTCTCTTTACAGAATTTAGTCGATGAGTTTCAGCCTATGGTTGAAGCGGCAGTCCGTACTAGTCACATTGATTATGCAGAAGACGTTGAAGATGCAGATACTGGCATTGTTGGTAACGTCAATGCGTTAGCGTCGGCCTTGAGTAATTTGGTGATGAACGCGATTCAAATTGCGGGTAAAGGCGCACAAATAGATGTGTTTTTTCGAGCAGTGAATGGCGAATTAAAAATTTCCGTGCAGGACAACGGGCCCGGTATTCCCGAAGCTTTACAAGAAAAAGTGATGGAGCCTTTCTTTACGACACGCTCGCAAGGAACTGGCCTAGGGTTGGCCGTTGTGCAAATGGTCTGTCGTGCTCACGATGGTCGTTTGGAGTTATTATCACGTGAAGGGGATGGCGCATGTTTTACCATGTGTATTCCATTAGATCGCCAGGTTAGTCAAACCACATTGGAAACGGGAGAATCCTAA
- the fliE gene encoding flagellar hook-basal body complex protein FliE, protein MRLDGLQSEMQAMRLEASNTTAAPTGQKVGADFGDMLTKAINNVNGLQETSSALQTRFDRGDESVSLGDVMIARNKASVSFDATIQVRNKLVDAYKELMNMPV, encoded by the coding sequence ATGAGATTAGACGGCTTACAAAGTGAAATGCAAGCAATGCGCTTGGAAGCAAGTAATACTACAGCAGCACCAACAGGACAAAAAGTGGGTGCTGACTTTGGTGATATGCTGACGAAAGCAATCAATAATGTTAACGGGTTGCAAGAAACGTCTAGTGCCCTGCAAACACGTTTTGACCGTGGGGACGAAAGTGTTTCTTTAGGCGATGTTATGATCGCGCGTAATAAGGCAAGTGTTTCCTTTGATGCAACGATTCAAGTGCGTAACAAGCTTGTCGATGCATACAAAGAATTAATGAACATGCCGGTTTAA
- the fliJ gene encoding flagellar export protein FliJ → MDNALTFLVNQAKDNEDKAVMALNQARSELDNYYQQLEQIEQYRLDYCQQLTDRGQAGLTASQYGHLQRFLNQLDETLSKQREAETHFTQQVTNSEQHWLEVRKQRRSYEWLIEKKKTEKQQAEERREQQLMDEFSTLSFNRRRLNNHS, encoded by the coding sequence ATGGATAACGCACTGACATTTTTAGTCAATCAAGCCAAAGATAATGAAGACAAAGCAGTGATGGCACTGAACCAAGCGCGAAGTGAACTCGATAATTATTATCAGCAACTCGAGCAAATTGAGCAGTATCGGCTTGATTACTGTCAACAATTGACCGATCGAGGCCAGGCGGGTCTAACGGCCAGTCAGTACGGTCATTTACAACGCTTTTTAAATCAGCTTGACGAAACATTATCAAAACAGCGTGAAGCAGAAACACACTTTACTCAGCAAGTGACGAATAGTGAACAACACTGGTTAGAAGTTCGTAAACAACGGCGTTCGTATGAGTGGTTGATTGAAAAGAAAAAAACGGAAAAACAACAAGCGGAAGAAAGGCGTGAACAACAGTTAATGGATGAATTTTCAACGTTGAGTTTTAATCGACGTCGCTTAAACAACCATTCTTAA
- a CDS encoding sigma-54-dependent transcriptional regulator: protein MAQSKVLIVEDDEGLREALVDTLALAGYEWLEADCAEDALVKLKSDSVDIVVSDVQMAGMGGLALLRNIKLHWPNVPVLLMTAYANIEDAVSAMKEGAIDYMAKPFAPEVLLNMVSRYAPVKSDDNGDAIVADEKSLKLLSLADKVAKTDANVMVLGPSGSGKEVMSRYIHNASLRKDGPFIAINCAAIPDNMLEATLFGYEKGAFTGAVQACPGKFEQAQGGTILLDEISEMELNLQAKLLRVLQEREVERLGSRKSVKLDVRVLATSNRDLKQYVQEGNFREDLYYRLNVFPITWPALCERKGDIEPLATHLIERHCKKLGLPVPSLSSTATDKLLQYPWPGNVRELDNVIQRALILSDQMTIDASHILLEGLDWQDASGLQNAVETQQYATPSVKPVADPELSSTYSDPVESPQSQGSVGLGDELRDQEFAIIMETLVECNGRRKEMADKLGISPRTLRYKLAKMRDAGIDIPN, encoded by the coding sequence ATGGCTCAAAGTAAAGTCTTAATTGTAGAAGATGATGAAGGTCTACGTGAAGCCTTGGTGGATACGTTAGCGCTTGCAGGGTATGAATGGCTAGAAGCCGATTGTGCAGAAGATGCATTAGTGAAACTGAAAAGTGATTCGGTTGATATTGTGGTCTCTGATGTACAGATGGCTGGCATGGGCGGTTTAGCATTATTACGTAATATCAAATTGCATTGGCCTAATGTGCCCGTATTGTTGATGACAGCGTACGCCAATATAGAAGATGCCGTTTCTGCAATGAAAGAGGGCGCGATTGATTACATGGCTAAGCCATTTGCGCCAGAAGTGTTATTGAACATGGTCAGCCGTTATGCACCAGTGAAATCTGATGATAATGGGGATGCAATTGTCGCTGATGAAAAAAGCCTCAAACTGTTGTCGTTAGCTGACAAAGTAGCAAAAACCGATGCAAATGTGATGGTTCTTGGGCCGAGTGGCTCAGGGAAAGAAGTGATGTCGCGTTATATTCATAATGCCTCATTACGCAAAGACGGCCCATTTATTGCCATTAACTGTGCTGCAATCCCAGATAATATGTTGGAAGCGACGCTATTTGGATATGAAAAAGGCGCGTTTACAGGCGCTGTCCAAGCATGTCCTGGTAAATTTGAGCAAGCCCAGGGGGGGACTATTTTACTTGATGAGATCAGTGAAATGGAACTCAACCTACAAGCGAAGTTATTGCGGGTGTTGCAAGAGCGTGAAGTCGAGCGTTTGGGAAGTCGTAAAAGTGTCAAACTGGATGTGCGAGTACTAGCAACCAGTAACCGTGATTTAAAGCAATATGTGCAAGAAGGTAATTTTCGTGAAGACTTGTACTATCGTTTAAATGTCTTTCCGATTACTTGGCCTGCATTGTGTGAGCGTAAAGGGGATATTGAACCACTCGCGACGCATTTGATAGAGCGTCATTGTAAGAAGTTAGGGTTACCTGTACCGAGTTTATCCTCCACGGCGACTGACAAACTATTACAGTATCCTTGGCCGGGGAATGTACGTGAGTTGGATAATGTCATCCAACGCGCGTTAATCTTAAGCGACCAAATGACGATTGATGCTTCGCATATTTTATTAGAAGGGTTGGATTGGCAAGATGCGTCTGGTTTGCAAAATGCTGTTGAAACTCAACAATATGCAACACCATCAGTAAAACCTGTCGCGGATCCTGAATTATCTAGCACATATTCTGATCCCGTTGAGTCACCTCAGTCGCAAGGTTCGGTTGGCCTTGGTGATGAGCTGCGTGATCAGGAGTTTGCCATTATTATGGAAACCTTGGTGGAGTGTAATGGTCGGCGTAAAGAAATGGCCGACAAGCTTGGTATTAGTCCGAGAACGTTACGCTACAAGCTCGCAAAAATGCGTGATGCTGGAATAGACATCCCCAATTAA
- the fliF gene encoding flagellar basal-body MS-ring/collar protein FliF gives MAEDNQQTDLAVSGSGDQAMMSSSGAGLSSDTQNPDIEEKSSNKMDFGMGDLDLLRQVVLVLSISICVALIVMLFFWVRQPEMRPLGMYDTQELIPVLDYLDEQKQDYKLDGNTILVPVSDYNNLKLNMVRADLNTNSDGAGDDILLKDMGFGVSQRLEKERLKLSRERQLAAAMEEMRQVTKARVLLALPKHSVFVRQNQPASASVFLTLRTGASLKQEEVDSIIDMVSSAVPGMSPTKVTVTDQHGRLLNSGSQDPASTARRKEQEMERKQEADVRQKIDSVLIPILGLGNYTAQVDIDLDFNAVEQTRKRFDPKTPSTRSEYTREDYNNSNTVAGVPGALSNQPPADASIPEDVAQMKDGSTMGQGSVHKEATRNYELDTTISHERKQTGAIARQTVAVAIKNRAKVDPQTGDVTYTPVSEQELQSIRQVLEGTVGYNQNRGDVLNVLSMQFVTPEVAEAQDVPIWENPNFGDWVRWLASALVIIVVILVLVRPALKKLLNPSAGMDEDSMYGPDGMPIGADGETSLIGGDIDGGELFEFGTGIDLPNLHKDEDVLKAVRALVANEPELAAQVVKNWMQNA, from the coding sequence GTGGCTGAAGACAACCAACAAACCGACCTTGCTGTAAGCGGCAGTGGCGATCAGGCCATGATGTCCAGTTCAGGCGCAGGCCTTAGCTCGGATACACAAAATCCAGATATCGAAGAAAAAAGTTCCAATAAGATGGACTTTGGTATGGGTGATTTGGATTTATTGCGTCAAGTCGTTTTGGTGTTATCGATCTCTATTTGTGTCGCCCTCATCGTGATGCTTTTTTTCTGGGTTCGCCAACCAGAGATGCGTCCTTTAGGGATGTATGACACTCAAGAATTGATCCCCGTTCTTGATTACCTCGATGAACAAAAACAAGACTATAAATTAGATGGTAACACCATTTTAGTCCCGGTTTCTGATTACAATAATCTCAAACTTAATATGGTACGTGCCGATCTCAATACGAACTCTGATGGCGCCGGTGATGACATCTTACTCAAAGATATGGGGTTTGGTGTTTCTCAACGCTTGGAAAAAGAGCGTTTAAAACTCAGTCGTGAGCGGCAACTAGCGGCGGCGATGGAAGAAATGCGTCAAGTGACTAAAGCTCGCGTCTTATTAGCGCTGCCCAAGCATAGTGTTTTTGTACGCCAAAACCAGCCAGCGTCGGCATCTGTTTTTTTGACCTTAAGAACAGGAGCCAGTCTTAAACAAGAAGAAGTGGACTCGATTATTGATATGGTGTCGAGTGCGGTTCCAGGGATGTCTCCGACCAAAGTGACGGTGACTGATCAACATGGACGCTTACTCAATTCAGGCTCACAAGACCCCGCATCAACGGCGCGTCGCAAAGAGCAAGAAATGGAACGTAAACAAGAAGCGGATGTTCGCCAAAAAATCGACTCAGTACTCATTCCTATTCTCGGGCTTGGCAATTATACCGCGCAAGTGGATATTGATTTGGATTTCAATGCCGTTGAACAAACCCGCAAACGTTTCGATCCTAAAACGCCATCAACGCGCAGTGAATATACCCGTGAAGACTATAATAACAGTAATACTGTTGCTGGTGTTCCTGGAGCGCTGAGTAACCAACCGCCAGCGGATGCCTCAATCCCTGAAGATGTGGCACAAATGAAAGATGGTTCAACCATGGGGCAAGGCTCGGTTCATAAAGAAGCGACTCGTAACTATGAGTTGGATACGACTATTAGTCATGAACGTAAACAAACCGGCGCGATTGCGCGGCAAACGGTCGCGGTAGCCATAAAAAATCGCGCCAAAGTTGATCCGCAAACAGGCGATGTTACTTACACTCCGGTGAGTGAACAAGAATTGCAGTCTATTCGTCAGGTACTAGAAGGAACGGTAGGCTATAATCAAAACCGAGGGGATGTACTGAATGTATTAAGCATGCAGTTTGTTACCCCTGAGGTCGCTGAAGCTCAAGATGTACCAATTTGGGAAAATCCTAACTTTGGTGATTGGGTACGCTGGTTGGCTAGTGCCTTGGTTATTATCGTCGTGATTTTAGTGTTGGTGAGACCTGCATTGAAAAAACTCCTCAACCCATCGGCTGGAATGGACGAGGACTCGATGTATGGCCCAGATGGCATGCCAATTGGTGCTGATGGTGAAACCAGCTTAATTGGTGGTGACATTGACGGAGGCGAACTATTTGAGTTTGGTACAGGTATTGATCTACCGAACTTGCATAAAGATGAGGACGTATTGAAAGCGGTACGTGCTCTTGTGGCCAACGAGCCAGAACTTGCGGCTCAAGTAGTGAAAAATTGGATGCAAAATGCCTGA
- a CDS encoding flagellar hook-length control protein FliK, which yields MNINTSQSTDSLKGTAGNAISTAEGKLASKETSEQSGFFDKLTSLMFGSPEPAKSKAELASAQQGEDAVSDPLSSLKKVGWTKAQLEHLTPKELDKVASQQGISVDQLHQLMSQMPDAATVEPSVESVKNKGESATQPAPLGKDKAVDVPSAMDEGKQLLGKLQQANQTLTHASSQKAHGKDLPQTPLSQVKPLTSPEAEGSKSAQSVEESLKETLVEKPISQTELAQLIELKKQHPEMSEQDLTKYLVAQRVQHEQKSAQQGDASAIGGAPSHPSTQPSPPIGPQDTANKSTGINDAASKTHVVNQGAHQVPMQSQPSLQPGNPTASEHKAMPQVHTSSAGQDGSAVAHNTAQGNVTSQNQGANPAAAAFISAGMAKGPVNTVPDKGISEKALSAITDMKSAKRGQSVQDSTLAGQISSAAGQQLTATQKVDGTQQAASPQLQLSKEGADQVAEKVQMMMSKNLKTIDIRLDPPEMGKMHIKMHMNNDGGASVHFTVASHQARDAIEHSMPRLREMLSQQGVQLGGTSVQQDGGSQQQSFASANGGQSHSNRQPGAGVATGTAENLDGDIKLDLNVASKRDGISYYA from the coding sequence ATGAATATAAACACATCTCAGTCAACAGACAGCCTTAAAGGCACTGCTGGAAACGCGATTTCTACTGCGGAAGGTAAATTAGCCAGTAAAGAGACCAGCGAACAAAGCGGTTTTTTTGATAAATTGACGTCTCTAATGTTTGGCTCACCAGAGCCAGCCAAATCTAAGGCCGAATTAGCAAGTGCTCAACAGGGCGAGGACGCTGTGAGTGACCCGCTGTCTTCACTAAAAAAGGTAGGCTGGACGAAAGCGCAACTGGAACACTTAACGCCAAAAGAATTAGATAAAGTGGCTAGTCAGCAAGGGATTAGTGTTGACCAATTACACCAGTTGATGAGTCAAATGCCCGATGCGGCAACGGTTGAACCGTCAGTTGAGAGTGTCAAGAATAAAGGTGAGTCTGCTACGCAACCAGCACCGTTAGGCAAGGATAAAGCGGTTGATGTGCCTTCGGCTATGGACGAAGGTAAGCAATTGCTCGGTAAGTTACAGCAAGCCAATCAAACATTAACGCATGCTTCTTCTCAAAAAGCGCATGGCAAAGACTTGCCACAAACTCCTCTATCACAGGTCAAACCGCTTACCTCGCCTGAAGCTGAGGGAAGTAAAAGTGCACAATCTGTCGAGGAGTCTCTGAAGGAAACCTTGGTTGAAAAACCGATCAGTCAAACAGAGCTCGCGCAATTGATTGAGCTTAAAAAACAACACCCAGAGATGTCTGAACAAGATTTAACAAAATATCTTGTTGCCCAACGGGTGCAACATGAACAAAAGTCGGCTCAGCAGGGTGACGCCTCAGCTATTGGAGGTGCGCCAAGCCACCCTTCTACTCAGCCCAGTCCACCGATTGGTCCACAAGATACTGCTAATAAATCGACTGGCATCAATGATGCGGCGAGTAAAACTCATGTTGTTAATCAAGGCGCGCATCAGGTACCCATGCAGTCTCAGCCTAGCTTGCAGCCGGGAAATCCAACAGCAAGCGAGCATAAAGCGATGCCACAAGTACACACGTCTTCTGCCGGGCAAGATGGTTCAGCTGTGGCGCATAATACCGCGCAAGGTAATGTTACGTCTCAAAATCAAGGCGCGAATCCTGCAGCTGCCGCGTTCATATCGGCTGGAATGGCCAAAGGTCCCGTGAATACAGTGCCAGATAAAGGCATCAGTGAAAAAGCACTGAGTGCAATAACGGATATGAAATCGGCGAAACGTGGTCAATCAGTTCAAGATAGCACCTTGGCAGGACAGATATCTTCAGCGGCTGGGCAACAATTAACGGCGACGCAAAAAGTGGATGGAACTCAGCAGGCAGCATCACCTCAACTACAATTATCCAAAGAGGGGGCTGACCAAGTGGCTGAGAAAGTGCAGATGATGATGTCAAAAAATCTAAAAACGATTGATATCCGACTTGATCCACCTGAAATGGGGAAAATGCATATAAAAATGCATATGAATAATGATGGCGGTGCGAGTGTGCACTTTACCGTGGCGAGTCATCAGGCTCGAGATGCAATTGAACACTCGATGCCACGCTTAAGAGAAATGTTATCACAGCAAGGTGTTCAACTAGGCGGTACCTCGGTGCAACAAGATGGCGGAAGTCAACAGCAAAGTTTTGCCTCGGCAAACGGTGGTCAATCGCATTCTAATCGCCAACCTGGCGCGGGCGTTGCCACTGGAACTGCAGAAAACCTTGATGGAGACATCAAACTTGATTTGAATGTCGCATCAAAGCGTGATGGAATTTCTTATTATGCGTAA
- the fliG gene encoding flagellar motor switch protein FliG encodes MPENDEKGTAVVSTEDIADIPGEERAAILLLSLNEDDAAGIIRHLEPKQVQRVGSAMAKAKDLSQDRVGLVHRAFLEDIQKYTNIGMGSEDFMRNALVAALGADKANNLVDQILLGTGSKGLDSLKWMDPRQVASIIINEHPQIQTIVLSYLEADQSAEILAQFAERDRLDLMMRIANLEEVQPSALAELNEIMEKQFAGQAGAQAAKIGGLKAAADIMNYLDNNVEGLLMDQMRDQDEDLATQIQDLMFVFENLVEVDDQGIQKLLRDVPQDVLQRALKGADDDLREKIFKNMSKRAAELMRDDLEAMPPIKVSDVETAQKEILAIARKMADQGELMLSGGADEFL; translated from the coding sequence ATGCCTGAGAATGATGAAAAAGGAACAGCAGTAGTGAGCACTGAAGATATCGCCGATATTCCTGGTGAAGAACGTGCGGCAATTCTATTGCTGAGCCTAAATGAAGATGATGCAGCAGGAATTATTCGCCACTTGGAACCCAAGCAGGTTCAGCGCGTTGGCAGTGCCATGGCGAAAGCGAAAGACCTGAGTCAAGACCGAGTGGGATTGGTCCATCGTGCATTTTTGGAAGATATTCAAAAATACACCAATATTGGTATGGGCAGTGAAGACTTTATGCGTAACGCATTAGTTGCCGCTCTGGGGGCTGATAAAGCCAATAATCTTGTTGATCAAATCTTACTGGGTACCGGCTCTAAAGGCTTAGACTCATTAAAATGGATGGATCCAAGACAGGTCGCCAGCATTATTATTAATGAGCACCCACAGATTCAAACCATTGTTTTATCTTATCTTGAAGCGGATCAGTCAGCAGAAATTTTAGCGCAGTTTGCTGAGCGAGACCGTCTCGACCTTATGATGCGTATTGCTAACCTTGAAGAAGTCCAACCGTCAGCTTTGGCAGAGTTGAATGAAATCATGGAGAAACAGTTTGCTGGGCAAGCCGGTGCTCAAGCCGCTAAAATTGGTGGCCTGAAAGCGGCTGCTGATATCATGAACTATCTTGATAACAATGTGGAAGGTCTGCTTATGGATCAGATGCGTGATCAAGATGAAGATTTAGCTACGCAAATCCAAGATTTGATGTTTGTGTTTGAGAACTTAGTTGAAGTAGATGATCAGGGCATTCAAAAACTGTTGCGTGATGTTCCGCAAGATGTGTTACAGCGTGCACTAAAAGGCGCCGATGATGATCTGCGTGAAAAAATCTTTAAGAACATGTCGAAACGTGCTGCTGAACTGATGCGTGATGATTTGGAAGCAATGCCACCTATCAAAGTGTCCGATGTAGAAACGGCACAGAAAGAGATTCTAGCTATTGCCCGTAAGATGGCCGATCAAGGTGAGCTTATGTTGTCTGGTGGTGCTGACGAGTTCTTGTAA
- the fliH gene encoding flagellar assembly protein FliH, which produces MPVERKRGFIRPDSSAPADEQPQTWGLPDYDVDLVTSARETALNYDPGWNPHEAPQEEDSEPKPFSVEDLESIRQAAYQEGQEQGYSEGFQSGVEQGKEEGYRIGHEEGLTSGHQEGLEAGQEHINEQVKQFVEMANQFSQPLELMNAQVEKQLVDMVLTMVKEVVHVEVKTNPQIILDTVKESVESLPVAGHAITLKLHPEDIDIVKQAYGEQEIDSRNWTLVSEPALDRGDVQIAASDSSVNYRMEERIRSVLQKFCAANRHQVGTE; this is translated from the coding sequence ATGCCAGTTGAAAGAAAACGCGGTTTCATTCGTCCCGACTCGAGCGCACCAGCAGATGAGCAACCACAAACGTGGGGGCTGCCTGATTATGACGTGGATTTGGTGACAAGCGCCCGCGAAACCGCATTAAATTACGATCCCGGTTGGAACCCTCACGAAGCGCCTCAAGAAGAGGATAGTGAGCCAAAACCCTTTTCCGTCGAAGATCTGGAATCCATACGCCAAGCGGCGTATCAAGAAGGCCAAGAGCAAGGTTATTCAGAAGGCTTTCAGTCAGGTGTCGAGCAAGGTAAAGAAGAGGGGTATCGTATTGGCCATGAAGAGGGTCTGACTTCAGGACACCAAGAGGGCCTAGAAGCGGGGCAAGAACACATTAATGAGCAAGTGAAACAGTTTGTTGAGATGGCGAATCAATTTTCTCAACCGCTCGAACTGATGAATGCTCAAGTTGAAAAGCAATTGGTGGATATGGTGTTGACCATGGTGAAAGAAGTGGTTCACGTTGAAGTAAAAACAAATCCGCAGATTATTTTAGATACAGTGAAAGAATCGGTGGAATCCTTACCAGTAGCAGGCCACGCAATTACCTTAAAATTACACCCTGAAGATATCGATATTGTTAAACAAGCATATGGTGAGCAAGAGATCGACAGCCGTAATTGGACGTTAGTTAGCGAGCCAGCCTTAGATCGTGGTGATGTGCAAATTGCGGCCAGTGACTCCAGTGTGAATTATCGTATGGAAGAGCGTATCCGTTCCGTATTACAGAAATTCTGTGCCGCAAACCGCCATCAGGTGGGAACTGAGTAA